The Corynebacterium suranareeae genome window below encodes:
- a CDS encoding DUF3592 domain-containing protein, whose translation MLISLLIVLIVGVVCIGVGVHFILEDRRFKAHAIEVEAEVTGFLELEDERYLMQYSFELDHVQVFGVLPKSTPRPITSKGAIIPLLVNKDDSTQVRRLTARRDATLRFFLILIGGLMVCTAVPLLFFVF comes from the coding sequence ATGCTGATCTCCCTGCTGATAGTCCTTATCGTGGGAGTAGTCTGTATCGGTGTAGGCGTTCACTTCATTCTTGAAGATCGACGGTTCAAAGCTCATGCCATTGAGGTTGAGGCAGAAGTGACCGGTTTTCTTGAACTTGAAGATGAACGCTATTTGATGCAATACAGCTTTGAGCTTGATCACGTCCAAGTCTTTGGAGTGTTGCCAAAGTCCACTCCCCGACCGATCACGTCCAAAGGTGCGATTATTCCTCTCCTGGTAAACAAGGATGATTCCACGCAGGTTCGAAGGCTCACTGCACGGCGTGATGCCACATTGAGATTCTTCCTCATTTTGATCGGCGGGCTCATGGTGTGCACCGCAGTGCCATTGCTGTTTTTCGTGTTTTAA
- a CDS encoding 2-dehydropantoate 2-reductase, translating to MKIAIIGAGAVGGYFAALLQESGADVTLVARGQTLEVLQSSGLRVKDAKSDRYVQVPAVASVQELPEVDVVMIATKALATSTNTEELLRGLPENAVVAITQNSVESADIAAEVVGTDRVWPGVVRGFFVHDGPAQVSYLGGPLSYTFGDSGELSQQFADILNEAGIDGIFHPDILVDVWEKAMFVEVFGGLGAFVEKQLGTLRTHFRASLEALMEEVAEVATGLGIALPSDAVERTMNFADRMPEDSTSSMQRDIADGVPSELDAQTGAIVRAARKVGVKTPLHDLIYAALSLKEEENGL from the coding sequence ATGAAAATTGCGATCATTGGTGCTGGTGCAGTAGGTGGATATTTTGCAGCCTTGCTACAAGAGTCTGGGGCAGACGTCACCTTAGTTGCCCGCGGGCAAACTTTAGAAGTTTTACAGTCTAGTGGCCTTCGGGTTAAAGATGCTAAAAGTGACCGCTACGTGCAGGTTCCTGCTGTTGCAAGTGTGCAGGAATTACCCGAAGTAGATGTAGTGATGATTGCTACCAAGGCATTAGCCACGTCCACGAACACTGAGGAACTTTTGCGGGGATTACCTGAAAATGCTGTCGTGGCGATAACCCAAAATTCTGTGGAATCTGCTGATATCGCAGCTGAAGTTGTCGGCACTGACCGTGTATGGCCTGGCGTTGTTCGAGGATTTTTCGTCCATGATGGTCCAGCGCAGGTCTCATATTTAGGTGGTCCGCTGTCGTATACATTCGGCGATTCGGGTGAGCTTTCCCAACAGTTTGCGGACATCTTGAATGAAGCTGGGATTGACGGAATCTTCCATCCCGATATTTTGGTTGATGTCTGGGAGAAAGCAATGTTCGTGGAGGTGTTCGGCGGGTTGGGGGCTTTCGTCGAAAAGCAATTAGGAACCCTGCGCACGCATTTCCGGGCTTCCCTGGAAGCTTTAATGGAAGAAGTCGCCGAGGTCGCGACAGGACTGGGGATTGCGTTGCCGAGCGACGCGGTGGAGCGCACGATGAATTTTGCGGATCGCATGCCAGAGGATTCGACAAGTTCTATGCAACGCGATATCGCTGATGGCGTCCCTAGTGAACTTGATGCGCAAACTGGTGCGATTGTGCGTGCAGCACGCAAAGTGGGAGTAAAAACTCCGCTTCATGATCTTATTTATGCAGCTCTTAGCCTGAAAGAAGAGGAAAACGGACTTTAG
- the arsC gene encoding arsenate reductase (glutaredoxin) (This arsenate reductase requires both glutathione and glutaredoxin to convert arsenate to arsenite, after which the efflux transporter formed by ArsA and ArsB can extrude the arsenite from the cell, providing resistance.): MKVTMFHNPRCSTSRNTLAYLRDKDIEPEIVQYLKDTPTATELKELFSNLGIAVHDGIRTGEAEYKELGLSPETPENQLIDAIVAHPRLLQRPIVVTDEGARIARPKIEVIDSIL, translated from the coding sequence ATGAAAGTCACTATGTTCCACAATCCGCGTTGTTCCACATCTAGAAACACTCTTGCCTACTTGCGTGACAAAGACATTGAGCCTGAAATTGTCCAGTACTTAAAGGACACCCCCACTGCCACCGAATTGAAAGAGTTATTTAGCAACTTGGGGATTGCTGTGCATGACGGCATAAGAACTGGCGAAGCCGAATACAAAGAATTAGGTCTATCGCCTGAAACTCCAGAAAATCAGCTTATCGACGCCATCGTCGCCCATCCCAGGCTCCTTCAGCGCCCCATTGTGGTGACGGATGAAGGAGCGCGCATTGCGCGCCCTAAGATTGAGGTCATTGATAGCATCCTGTGA
- a CDS encoding ATP-binding cassette domain-containing protein, which yields MQKADSHDWISVHGANENNLKNVSVRIPKRRLTVFTGVSGSGKSSLVFGTIAAESRRLINETYSTFVQGFMPSMARPDVDHLEGITTAIIVDQEQMGANPRSTVGTATDATAMLRILFSRIAEPNAGGPGAYSFNVPSVSAAGAITVEKGNKTKREKATFKRTGGMCPACEGMGRASDIDLKELFDASLSLNDNALTIPGYTPGGWNYRMYTESGLFDPAKPIQDFTDEERHNFLYLEPTKMKIAGINMTYEGLIPRIQKSMLSKDREGMQKHIRAFVDRAVTFIPCPACGGTRLAPHALESKINGKNIAELCAMEVRDLAQWIKTVSAPSVAPLLTALTETLDNFVEIGLGYIQLDRPAGSLSGGEAQRTKMIRHLGSALTDVTYVFDEPTAGLHAYDIERMNKLLLDLRDKGNTVLVVEHKPETIAIADHVIDLGPGAGAGGGEIRFEGSVEKLKSSDTVTGRHFNDRASLKESVRAPQGALEIRGANRNNLADVDVDIPLGVLTAISGVAGSGKSSLIHEIPRDESVVFVDQTAIHGSNRSNPATYTGMLDSIRKAFAKANDVKPALFSPNSEGACPNCKGAGSVYVDLGMMAGVSSPCEVCEGKRFDESVLHFHFGGRDIAEVLSMSADNASEFFSAKDSKILPAAKIAKRLVDVGLGYITLGQPLTTLSGGERQRLKLATHMADKASVFILDEPTTGLHLADIKTLLSLFDQLVDDGKTVIVIEHHLGVLAHADHIIDIGPGAGSDGGKVVFEGSPADLIKTSTHTGRHLHNYVN from the coding sequence ATGCAAAAAGCAGATTCCCACGATTGGATTTCGGTCCATGGTGCCAATGAAAATAACCTCAAGAATGTCTCGGTTCGCATTCCTAAAAGGCGCCTTACGGTATTTACCGGAGTTTCTGGATCGGGTAAATCCTCGCTGGTTTTCGGCACAATTGCAGCAGAGTCGCGCCGTCTGATCAATGAAACGTACAGCACTTTTGTGCAGGGCTTTATGCCATCGATGGCTAGGCCTGACGTTGATCATCTAGAAGGAATCACCACGGCGATTATTGTCGATCAAGAACAGATGGGCGCTAATCCGCGCTCGACTGTGGGTACTGCTACTGATGCCACTGCCATGCTGCGTATTTTGTTCTCACGGATCGCGGAACCCAATGCTGGTGGCCCGGGTGCTTATTCTTTCAATGTTCCATCAGTGTCGGCAGCTGGCGCCATCACCGTGGAAAAGGGCAACAAAACCAAGCGGGAGAAGGCAACCTTCAAGCGCACGGGCGGTATGTGCCCAGCGTGCGAGGGCATGGGCAGGGCCTCAGACATTGATCTCAAAGAGCTTTTCGACGCCTCCCTCTCCCTCAACGACAACGCCCTAACCATTCCGGGCTACACACCGGGCGGTTGGAATTATCGGATGTATACCGAGTCTGGGTTGTTTGATCCCGCCAAACCGATCCAGGATTTCACAGATGAAGAACGCCACAACTTTCTTTATCTTGAACCTACCAAGATGAAAATTGCTGGCATCAACATGACCTATGAAGGTTTGATCCCGCGCATTCAAAAATCGATGCTGTCGAAAGATCGCGAAGGAATGCAAAAACACATCCGAGCTTTTGTTGATCGCGCAGTGACGTTTATTCCATGTCCAGCTTGTGGTGGCACTCGTCTAGCTCCCCATGCTTTGGAATCTAAAATTAATGGCAAAAATATCGCTGAGTTGTGTGCCATGGAGGTTCGCGATTTAGCTCAGTGGATCAAAACGGTTTCCGCCCCCTCGGTTGCTCCCCTGCTTACTGCCTTGACTGAAACTTTAGATAACTTCGTGGAAATCGGCTTGGGATATATCCAACTCGATCGCCCAGCTGGAAGTTTGTCTGGAGGCGAAGCCCAACGCACCAAAATGATCCGGCACCTTGGCTCTGCGTTAACTGATGTCACCTATGTTTTTGATGAACCAACGGCAGGTCTGCATGCATACGATATTGAACGCATGAATAAGTTGCTGCTGGATCTTCGCGATAAAGGCAATACCGTGTTGGTTGTTGAGCATAAACCTGAAACCATTGCAATTGCTGATCATGTGATTGATCTAGGGCCCGGTGCGGGCGCAGGTGGAGGTGAAATTCGGTTTGAGGGAAGCGTCGAAAAGCTAAAAAGCAGCGACACCGTGACCGGCCGCCATTTTAATGACCGAGCGTCGTTGAAGGAATCTGTGCGTGCGCCGCAGGGCGCGCTGGAGATTCGTGGAGCTAATCGGAATAATTTGGCTGATGTGGATGTCGATATTCCGCTCGGTGTCCTCACCGCAATTTCAGGTGTGGCGGGTTCTGGAAAGTCTTCGTTGATCCATGAAATTCCCCGCGATGAGTCTGTGGTTTTTGTTGATCAAACTGCGATTCATGGCTCTAATCGCTCAAATCCTGCAACCTACACCGGCATGTTGGATTCAATCCGAAAGGCATTTGCCAAGGCCAATGATGTAAAACCCGCGCTGTTTTCTCCCAACTCTGAAGGTGCGTGCCCGAATTGTAAGGGTGCTGGTTCGGTGTATGTTGATTTAGGCATGATGGCTGGGGTGTCTTCGCCTTGTGAGGTCTGTGAAGGCAAGCGATTTGATGAGTCCGTGTTGCATTTTCATTTCGGTGGCAGGGATATCGCCGAAGTGTTGTCCATGTCTGCGGACAATGCATCGGAGTTTTTCTCTGCGAAGGATTCAAAGATTTTGCCTGCGGCGAAAATCGCAAAACGGCTTGTCGACGTCGGCCTCGGCTACATCACCCTAGGCCAACCACTCACAACCTTGTCAGGTGGAGAACGCCAACGACTAAAACTCGCTACGCACATGGCAGACAAAGCATCTGTTTTTATTTTGGATGAGCCGACAACTGGTCTGCACCTGGCGGATATTAAAACGCTGCTGAGCCTTTTCGATCAGCTTGTTGATGACGGCAAAACGGTGATCGTTATTGAACATCACCTGGGTGTGCTCGCACACGCAGACCACATCATTGATATTGGCCCGGGCGCTGGATCCGACGGCGGCAAGGTTGTCTTCGAAGGCTCCCCTGCCGATCTAATCAAAACCAGTACCCATACGGGACGCCATCTACACAACTATGTAAATTAA
- a CDS encoding NUDIX hydrolase, which yields MKPSELEPSEPIRIAAVVIYNQHRQVLSVRKTGTSAFMLPGGKLEPGETPQAAAIREISEELHFDLKEEEVDFLGHFEAPAANEPGFFVDCHVFTAVDLTLNDTPEVFEELAEAAFFPLDSTSPKLAPLSKDVFAVLAGT from the coding sequence TTGAAACCGTCTGAACTGGAACCATCTGAACCAATCCGCATCGCAGCAGTGGTGATTTACAATCAGCACAGGCAGGTGCTGAGCGTTAGAAAAACTGGCACGTCTGCGTTCATGCTTCCAGGTGGCAAACTTGAACCAGGAGAAACACCGCAAGCTGCAGCTATCCGAGAAATTTCCGAAGAACTTCACTTTGATCTTAAAGAAGAAGAGGTTGATTTTCTTGGACATTTTGAAGCGCCAGCAGCCAACGAACCAGGATTTTTTGTTGACTGCCATGTTTTCACAGCAGTCGACTTAACGCTGAATGACACCCCAGAGGTTTTTGAAGAACTAGCCGAAGCAGCATTCTTCCCGCTAGATTCAACGTCCCCTAAGCTAGCGCCGTTGAGTAAAGATGTGTTTGCTGTGCTGGCAGGAACTTAA
- a CDS encoding DUF402 domain-containing protein, giving the protein MTDLHPVKQETFNTAESINTDPKGFLREVDTFKVTDFGLYMARGANHPKFGYLESWLLPDLGLRANIFHFRKGVDERQDYYIDVAEIRVEDNIWTTRDLYVDLISVCGEPVTVMDIDELAAATSAGLITADDAERAIDATLNAVEGITRHGDDPMQWLRSKGIELTWADASTVELVPAE; this is encoded by the coding sequence ATGACTGATCTACACCCTGTAAAACAGGAAACCTTCAACACTGCGGAATCAATCAATACCGATCCCAAGGGTTTTCTACGCGAAGTAGATACTTTCAAGGTCACTGACTTCGGCCTATACATGGCACGCGGTGCAAACCATCCAAAGTTTGGATATTTGGAAAGCTGGCTCCTTCCAGATCTTGGGCTGCGCGCAAATATCTTCCACTTCCGCAAAGGTGTAGATGAACGCCAGGATTACTACATTGATGTTGCTGAAATCCGTGTAGAAGACAATATTTGGACCACCCGCGACCTTTATGTAGATCTCATCTCAGTGTGCGGGGAGCCCGTCACCGTCATGGATATTGATGAACTCGCAGCAGCAACATCTGCAGGACTTATCACTGCAGACGACGCCGAACGAGCAATCGATGCCACATTAAATGCAGTCGAAGGAATTACCCGCCACGGTGACGATCCCATGCAGTGGCTACGCTCCAAAGGCATCGAACTTACCTGGGCTGATGCCAGCACAGTTGAGCTTGTTCCAGCTGAATAA
- a CDS encoding S1 family peptidase, whose product MSSASFTTKALSVLAALTVASSSLLATAPAHALANARNVTGSSAPSDAIVRLHIGATACSATMITSTWALTARHCIPESGNAGAAVGSSTFSPFQPVAQAIIHPTADLALVELPHQGSTVDFYGSHVQPGEIGRATGWGGYAALGQKVAQEADVQIQRRVVNVPSPDRSAVMLEGTVTNGRLMPGDSGGPLYIGGQLAGVLSMSTSVENAAAQDGTVGWYVPVAEYTDWISRYTGKQIAPIVGTPAPVVDATEYPTAIPAPQPYTGSTIGGWAVSSF is encoded by the coding sequence ATGTCTTCTGCGTCATTTACCACCAAGGCTCTGTCCGTGCTCGCAGCGCTCACAGTCGCTTCAAGCTCTTTGTTGGCAACAGCACCTGCGCATGCTTTGGCAAATGCTCGCAATGTCACCGGCTCTAGCGCACCTTCAGATGCAATTGTACGTCTACATATCGGCGCAACCGCATGTTCAGCAACAATGATCACCTCTACATGGGCTCTCACAGCTCGCCATTGCATTCCTGAGTCCGGTAATGCTGGCGCTGCGGTTGGTTCGAGCACGTTCAGCCCTTTCCAGCCTGTTGCCCAAGCAATTATTCACCCCACCGCAGATCTGGCTTTGGTTGAGCTTCCACATCAAGGCAGCACTGTTGATTTTTATGGTTCACATGTGCAGCCTGGTGAAATTGGTCGTGCTACCGGCTGGGGTGGATACGCCGCACTTGGCCAAAAAGTAGCTCAGGAAGCTGATGTGCAGATTCAACGCAGGGTGGTCAATGTGCCAAGCCCTGATCGTAGTGCGGTCATGTTGGAAGGCACCGTCACCAATGGCCGTTTGATGCCAGGTGATTCCGGTGGGCCGCTGTACATTGGTGGCCAACTTGCAGGTGTTCTCAGCATGTCCACATCCGTGGAAAATGCCGCTGCACAAGACGGCACCGTTGGTTGGTACGTTCCAGTTGCAGAATATACAGATTGGATTTCTCGATATACCGGTAAGCAGATTGCTCCAATTGTTGGAACCCCTGCACCTGTTGTTGATGCCACGGAGTATCCCACCGCGATCCCTGCCCCACAGCCTTACACTGGATCAACCATTGGCGGTTGGGCAGTGAGCAGCTTCTAA
- a CDS encoding YkvI family membrane protein: MTIQILRVAFAFVGIIVGAGFASGQEVMQYFVAFGVDGIWGVVVSAVIMSVMALIILQLGSYFNAGEHGEVFRRVSHPVFSKILDIGVVVTLFSTGFVMFAGAGSNLNQQWGLDLWIGSVIMVLLVLAAGMLDVDKVTTVIGAITPFIIIFITVASIYTLVEGNFSPVDQLDTAAKEVGTTLPHWVVAAVNYVGFNLMVAVSMAVVIGGSMFNPRVAGRGGLVGGLILGFLIIISALTLFAAVEKVGQDDMPMLTIINQLSPFAGQIMAVVIYGMIFNTALGMFYALGRRITAKNPKRFRPVYVLTVLIGFVLSFVGFKNLVGYVYPVLGYIGLLLIGVMMVAWVRGRVRIYREADRRMRIADLLQIGHDGALSEAERAVLHQEIQDSNLDEEQIKAAMKK; this comes from the coding sequence ATGACTATTCAGATTCTAAGGGTGGCTTTTGCCTTTGTGGGCATCATCGTCGGTGCTGGTTTCGCATCAGGCCAAGAAGTTATGCAGTATTTTGTGGCTTTTGGCGTGGACGGAATATGGGGTGTTGTAGTTTCCGCAGTGATCATGTCAGTGATGGCGCTGATCATTTTGCAATTAGGCAGCTACTTTAATGCAGGCGAACATGGAGAAGTGTTTCGTCGTGTAAGCCATCCAGTATTTTCCAAAATTTTAGATATTGGTGTGGTGGTGACGCTATTTTCTACCGGTTTTGTCATGTTCGCAGGGGCTGGATCCAACTTGAACCAGCAGTGGGGTCTGGACTTGTGGATCGGGTCAGTCATCATGGTGCTGTTGGTTCTAGCAGCAGGCATGTTGGATGTAGACAAAGTCACCACAGTAATCGGTGCGATTACACCATTTATCATCATTTTCATCACGGTGGCATCAATCTACACATTGGTTGAAGGCAATTTCAGCCCAGTTGATCAGCTTGATACCGCAGCTAAGGAAGTTGGCACCACTTTGCCGCACTGGGTGGTAGCTGCGGTGAACTACGTAGGTTTTAACCTCATGGTCGCCGTATCAATGGCAGTGGTTATTGGCGGCTCCATGTTCAACCCACGGGTTGCAGGACGCGGTGGGCTAGTCGGTGGTTTGATCTTGGGTTTCTTGATCATCATCAGCGCATTGACCCTGTTTGCAGCTGTTGAAAAAGTAGGCCAAGACGATATGCCAATGCTGACCATTATCAACCAGCTGAGCCCATTTGCTGGACAAATTATGGCGGTGGTTATCTATGGAATGATCTTCAACACGGCACTGGGAATGTTCTATGCGCTGGGCAGGCGAATTACTGCGAAAAATCCTAAGCGATTCCGTCCGGTATATGTGCTTACGGTTCTGATTGGTTTCGTGCTCAGTTTCGTGGGCTTTAAGAACCTGGTGGGCTATGTTTACCCTGTGCTGGGTTACATCGGATTGCTTTTGATCGGCGTGATGATGGTGGCGTGGGTTCGTGGACGCGTGCGCATTTACAGGGAAGCTGATCGCCGTATGCGTATTGCGGATCTTTTGCAGATCGGTCACGATGGTGCGCTGAGTGAGGCTGAGCGTGCGGTGCTTCACCAGGAAATCCAAGATTCAAACTTGGATGAGGAACAGATTAAAGCAGCGATGAAGAAATAG
- the tpx gene encoding thiol peroxidase gives MAKTHFQGNETATSGELPQVGDNLADFNLVTTDLAEISSKDFQGRKLVLNIFPSVDTGVCAASVRKFNEEAAGLDNTTVLCVSKDLPFALGRFCSAEGIENVTAASAFRSTFGEDNGIVLEGSPLKGLLARSVVVADENGKVIYTQLVDEITTEPDYEAALAALN, from the coding sequence ATGGCAAAAACACATTTTCAAGGTAATGAAACTGCAACCTCCGGCGAACTGCCACAGGTTGGCGATAATTTGGCGGACTTCAACCTGGTGACCACTGATCTAGCAGAAATTTCCTCCAAGGATTTCCAGGGCCGCAAGCTCGTTTTAAATATCTTCCCGTCGGTTGATACTGGTGTCTGCGCAGCTTCTGTACGTAAGTTCAACGAAGAAGCAGCGGGGCTAGATAACACCACCGTGTTGTGTGTTTCTAAGGACCTTCCATTCGCACTGGGTCGTTTCTGCTCCGCAGAAGGTATTGAAAACGTCACCGCTGCGTCCGCATTCCGCTCTACTTTCGGTGAGGACAACGGCATTGTCCTTGAAGGTTCCCCACTTAAGGGTCTGCTGGCACGAAGCGTTGTTGTTGCAGATGAAAACGGCAAGGTTATCTACACCCAGCTGGTTGATGAGATCACCACTGAGCCTGATTACGAGGCTGCACTAGCTGCACTGAACTAA
- a CDS encoding YwaF family protein — MEYTAALGAMPQYEIEHISMLITAAVLSLIAVPLVRRFNFAPFLGWLLLVLTTAWTFWGFLPAYYTVEQSWPFHFSDLLRVITAIALITRAQWATSVTILWGTTTNLMSLLTPDVQYMQVPWLEFTMYWFMHITVFLAAIILLFGFGEKPGIFGVVISVAWAISWGILCLIVNAFLGTNYGYLSTEPESASILDLLGGWPFYIVAEVLILCAVWVLWSYLINKLPIAYRPKTRNPAA, encoded by the coding sequence ATGGAATATACTGCAGCTCTTGGTGCGATGCCCCAATACGAAATTGAGCATATTTCTATGCTCATAACAGCTGCCGTGTTGTCACTTATAGCAGTGCCACTTGTGCGGCGTTTTAATTTTGCCCCATTTCTTGGCTGGCTACTGCTCGTGCTGACAACCGCATGGACCTTTTGGGGGTTCCTGCCTGCTTATTACACCGTGGAGCAATCCTGGCCTTTCCACTTTTCAGATTTGCTTCGTGTGATCACCGCAATTGCACTGATCACCAGAGCTCAGTGGGCTACATCGGTAACCATTTTGTGGGGCACCACCACTAACCTCATGTCCTTGCTGACCCCGGATGTGCAATACATGCAGGTACCATGGCTTGAATTCACCATGTATTGGTTCATGCACATCACCGTATTCCTGGCAGCAATAATTTTACTGTTTGGATTCGGTGAAAAACCAGGGATTTTTGGGGTGGTGATATCCGTTGCCTGGGCAATCAGTTGGGGCATTCTTTGCCTCATCGTCAATGCATTTTTGGGCACCAACTACGGGTATCTCTCCACCGAACCAGAATCAGCATCAATACTTGACCTGCTTGGAGGCTGGCCTTTTTATATCGTCGCCGAAGTATTGATCCTGTGCGCAGTGTGGGTGTTGTGGAGCTACTTGATCAACAAACTTCCCATTGCTTACCGTCCAAAAACCCGGAACCCCGCAGCATAA
- a CDS encoding DUF808 domain-containing protein: MAGGLAALLDDVAAITRAASASLDDVTTMAGKTSLKAAGVVVDDTAVTPQYVQGVKPARELPMIWRIAKGSVVNKIIIILPIALLLSAFAPWALTPILMLGGSYLCFEGAEKIWHSIHKRMKGEEHSTTPKSHESPKSEDQLVRSAITTDLILSAEIMVISLNGVADQTVWMQAAVLFVVGIAITALVYGVVAVLVKMDDVGLALAKRDSAGIKKFGRGLVKAMPVILQIISVVGVFAMLWVGGHIVVVGTDELGWGLPYHLIHGLETWAQGMGGSVLGWIGNTSGSLVFGLAWGAIITVIVSLITKMIPKKTNKSVN; the protein is encoded by the coding sequence ATGGCCGGTGGACTAGCAGCGCTTCTAGACGATGTCGCAGCAATTACTCGAGCTGCCTCTGCCAGCCTCGACGATGTCACAACAATGGCTGGAAAAACTAGCCTGAAAGCGGCTGGAGTAGTTGTCGATGACACGGCAGTTACGCCACAGTATGTGCAGGGGGTGAAACCCGCCCGCGAGCTGCCGATGATTTGGCGCATCGCCAAAGGTTCGGTGGTGAACAAGATCATCATCATTTTGCCGATTGCTCTACTACTGTCAGCTTTTGCTCCGTGGGCCTTAACTCCAATTCTCATGCTGGGTGGATCTTATTTATGCTTCGAAGGCGCAGAGAAAATCTGGCACTCCATCCACAAAAGGATGAAAGGTGAAGAGCACAGCACCACACCGAAATCTCATGAGAGCCCAAAATCTGAAGACCAACTAGTCAGAAGTGCGATCACCACAGACCTCATTTTGTCTGCAGAAATCATGGTGATCTCTTTAAATGGGGTTGCCGACCAAACTGTGTGGATGCAAGCTGCCGTGCTCTTTGTCGTTGGTATCGCCATCACAGCACTTGTTTACGGTGTAGTAGCGGTCTTGGTGAAAATGGATGACGTTGGACTTGCCCTTGCAAAACGAGATTCCGCCGGCATTAAAAAATTTGGACGTGGACTAGTTAAGGCAATGCCGGTTATTTTGCAGATTATTTCCGTAGTTGGTGTTTTTGCCATGTTATGGGTCGGTGGACACATCGTGGTTGTTGGTACTGATGAACTTGGCTGGGGACTTCCCTACCACCTAATTCATGGCCTTGAAACGTGGGCTCAAGGAATGGGCGGAAGTGTTCTAGGATGGATTGGTAACACTTCAGGTTCACTGGTGTTTGGTTTAGCTTGGGGTGCAATCATCACAGTGATCGTTTCTTTGATCACCAAAATGATTCCAAAGAAAACTAATAAGTCAGTAAATTGA
- a CDS encoding DUF2218 domain-containing protein, protein MIVTSTARVTTDRPSRYAKQLTSHLGEKLNTNWDPEAERGSVVLAGKGADHEDERFAFEGSATCDLVAGEGVLLLHIESPAELVERLESVIGRHLVGFARREEMKIAFRRGDGSEGLYFETV, encoded by the coding sequence ATGATCGTTACCTCCACTGCGCGTGTTACTACTGATCGTCCTTCACGTTACGCAAAACAGCTGACTAGCCATTTGGGTGAAAAGCTCAACACAAATTGGGATCCAGAAGCTGAACGGGGCTCTGTTGTGTTGGCTGGCAAGGGCGCTGACCATGAAGATGAACGCTTCGCGTTCGAGGGGTCTGCCACGTGCGATCTGGTAGCAGGCGAGGGCGTGCTGCTGCTTCATATTGAATCGCCAGCCGAGCTGGTCGAACGGCTAGAAAGCGTTATCGGACGTCATCTGGTCGGTTTCGCGCGGCGCGAAGAGATGAAAATAGCTTTTCGACGTGGCGATGGATCAGAAGGGCTCTACTTTGAAACCGTCTGA
- a CDS encoding Rv1157c family protein: MTKTLPRLLAVAAALAVAIPATPVASAVTPVEQAFNASSNLSSGLPVDQWGRPNEQLRQQIEQTVNQPWVPQDIKNIVSPALGFISGDDSEGGDIQVPENAPRIAQFFWPTRAENCIGGNSAAVGSAFAVPGPADLPLPGAGVGQTSFVFTALGTGPLAEQQNTAMTVQWANLSNFTHGSTTLSNTGINPDGPSTISGVADTGRGIIVASLSGGLTTSTDNGSANCNFIPTAVVFDVR, from the coding sequence GTGACAAAGACACTTCCCCGACTCCTCGCAGTCGCTGCAGCTCTAGCCGTAGCAATCCCGGCAACCCCGGTAGCTTCGGCTGTCACACCGGTTGAGCAAGCTTTCAACGCCTCTTCTAACCTCTCCAGCGGACTTCCCGTCGACCAATGGGGACGCCCAAATGAACAACTGCGCCAACAAATTGAGCAAACAGTAAATCAACCTTGGGTTCCGCAGGACATTAAAAATATCGTTTCTCCAGCTCTGGGCTTTATCTCCGGTGATGACAGCGAAGGCGGAGACATCCAAGTCCCCGAAAACGCACCGCGCATCGCACAGTTCTTTTGGCCAACACGCGCTGAAAATTGCATCGGAGGCAACTCCGCCGCTGTGGGATCCGCCTTCGCAGTTCCAGGACCAGCAGATCTTCCACTTCCTGGAGCAGGAGTTGGCCAAACCTCGTTCGTGTTTACAGCACTTGGAACTGGCCCACTGGCAGAGCAACAAAACACCGCAATGACGGTTCAATGGGCAAACCTAAGCAATTTCACCCACGGCTCTACCACTTTGAGCAATACAGGTATTAACCCTGACGGTCCTTCTACGATTTCTGGTGTGGCAGATACAGGGCGTGGCATTATTGTCGCGTCCCTTTCAGGTGGCCTCACCACATCCACTGACAACGGTTCAGCGAACTGTAATTTCATCCCGACTGCTGTCGTATTTGATGTGAGGTAA